One genomic window of Magnolia sinica isolate HGM2019 chromosome 3, MsV1, whole genome shotgun sequence includes the following:
- the LOC131240325 gene encoding uncharacterized protein LOC131240325 isoform X2 yields MAWNLKSCDSGVEIKAGAVLPATEIHVEEAITAVKAGKVIAVPTDTLYGFACDACSTEAVHRIYEIKGRKQTSPLAICVADVSDIKRFALTDGLPHGLLDNLLPGPVTVVLKRGESSILEKSLNPGLDSIGVRVPDSNFIRIIARGSGSALALTSANLSGQPSSVSVKDFENLWLHCAYVYDGGLLPSGRAGSTVVDLTEQGKYKILRPGSALEETTSILERFNLAKAP; encoded by the exons ATGGCGTGGAATTTGAAGAGCTGCGATTCAGGTGTCGAGATTAAGGCAGGGGCTGTTCTTCCTGCGACAGAAATTCACGTCGAAGAAGCAATTACTGCAGTCAAAGCTGGGAAAGTTATTGCGGTGCCAACGGATACCCTCTATGGATTCGCTTGTGATGCCTG CTCTACAGAAGCAGTTCATAGAATTTACGAGATCAAGGGACGTAAACAGACGAGCCCTCTGGCAATTTGTGTTGCCGATGTATCGGACATAAAGCGTTTTGCTTTAACAGATGGTTTGCCTCATGGTTTACTTGATAATCTCCTTCCAGGACCTGTCACTGTTGTGCTGAAGCGAG GAGAGTCAAGCATCCTCGAGAAGTCTCTTAACCCAGGTTTGGATAGCATAGGTGTCCGAGTGCCTGACTCCAACTTTATAAGAATAATTGCACGTGGCTCTGGAAGTGCATTGGCCCTTACAAGTGCCAACCTAAGCGGGCAACCTAGCAGCGTCAGTGTCAAGGATTTTGAGAACCTTTGGCTGCATTGTGCATATGTTTACGATGGCGGGTTGCTTCCTTCGGGGCGTGCTGGATCAACAGTTGTAGACCTCACAGAGCAAGGAAAATACAAGATCCTTAGACCTGGAAG
- the LOC131240325 gene encoding uncharacterized protein LOC131240325 isoform X1 yields the protein MNLYVKFAERLHPSFAITPSLRGLPKLGFFWSFDRKKGFGGISYRQMAWNLKSCDSGVEIKAGAVLPATEIHVEEAITAVKAGKVIAVPTDTLYGFACDACSTEAVHRIYEIKGRKQTSPLAICVADVSDIKRFALTDGLPHGLLDNLLPGPVTVVLKRGESSILEKSLNPGLDSIGVRVPDSNFIRIIARGSGSALALTSANLSGQPSSVSVKDFENLWLHCAYVYDGGLLPSGRAGSTVVDLTEQGKYKILRPGSALEETTSILERFNLAKAP from the exons ATGAATCTCTATGTAAAATTCGCAGAAAGATTGCATCCTTCCTTTGCGATTACACCCTCTCTCAGAG GGCTGCCCAAGTTGGGATTTTTTTGGTCTTTTGACCGAAAGAAGGGATTCGGAGGGATTTCTTATAGGCAAATGGCGTGGAATTTGAAGAGCTGCGATTCAGGTGTCGAGATTAAGGCAGGGGCTGTTCTTCCTGCGACAGAAATTCACGTCGAAGAAGCAATTACTGCAGTCAAAGCTGGGAAAGTTATTGCGGTGCCAACGGATACCCTCTATGGATTCGCTTGTGATGCCTG CTCTACAGAAGCAGTTCATAGAATTTACGAGATCAAGGGACGTAAACAGACGAGCCCTCTGGCAATTTGTGTTGCCGATGTATCGGACATAAAGCGTTTTGCTTTAACAGATGGTTTGCCTCATGGTTTACTTGATAATCTCCTTCCAGGACCTGTCACTGTTGTGCTGAAGCGAG GAGAGTCAAGCATCCTCGAGAAGTCTCTTAACCCAGGTTTGGATAGCATAGGTGTCCGAGTGCCTGACTCCAACTTTATAAGAATAATTGCACGTGGCTCTGGAAGTGCATTGGCCCTTACAAGTGCCAACCTAAGCGGGCAACCTAGCAGCGTCAGTGTCAAGGATTTTGAGAACCTTTGGCTGCATTGTGCATATGTTTACGATGGCGGGTTGCTTCCTTCGGGGCGTGCTGGATCAACAGTTGTAGACCTCACAGAGCAAGGAAAATACAAGATCCTTAGACCTGGAAG
- the LOC131240324 gene encoding probable E3 ubiquitin-protein ligase LOG2 has protein sequence MGNSGSSGNHSRRRASNPTDGYPPSPSTQPSPPVPSPTEINGNRYVFAAATPYPPQYPNPPQFYPYSGYFRPPPHHVPLPAPFDHHHRSSGGPRTFPYTCGMVQPAPAPFVEHQKAVTIRNDVNLKKETLRVEPDEENPGKFLVAFTFDATVDGSVTVIFFAKEGAACNLTPMKESLKSITVPFKQGLGQKFRQPSGTGIDFSLFEELELLKEGDMEVYPLAVKAEASPSEDNVARNLTPGTLNSQITQAVFEMKEKGEYQVRVVKQILWVEGMRYELQEIYGIGNTVSSNFDENDPGKECVICLSEPRDTTVLPCRHMCMCSGCAELLRFQTNRCPICRQPVERLLEIKVNENDKPEE, from the exons ATGGGAAACTCAGGGAGCAGCGGCAATCACAGCCGTCGACGGGCCTCAAACCCTACCGACGGCTATCCTCCTTCCCCTTCCACACAGCCATCCCCTCCGGTCCCATCGCCAACTGAAATCAATGGCAATCGCTACGTCTTCGCCGCAGCCACGCCCTACCCGCCTCAGTACCCTAACCCGCCGCAATTCTACCCGTACTCGGGCTACTTCCGTCCACCACCGCACCATGTCCCACTGCCTGCTCCCTTTGATCATCACCACCGTAGTAGTGGTGGGCCCCGCACCTTCCCGTACACGTGCGGCATGGTCCAGCCGGCTCCTGCCCCATTCGTCGAGCATCAGAAGGCTGTGACGATCCGTAACGATGTCAATCTCAAGAAGGAGACTTTGAGGGTTGAGCCCGATGAGGAGAATCCTGGGAAGTTCCTTGTTGCTTTCACGTTCGACGCCACCGTTGATGGAAG TGTCACTGTCATCTTCTTTGCAAAAGAAGGCGCTGCATGCAACTTGACACCAATGAAGGAAAGCTTGAAATCCATCACAGTACCTTTCAAACAAGGCTTAGGGCAGAAGTTCAGGCAACCTTCTGGAACTGGGATCGACTTCTCATTGTTCGAGGAGTTGGAGTTGCTGAAAGAGGGAGATATGGAAGTCTATCCCCTTGCAGTAAAGGCAGAAGCATCTCCATCTGAGGATAATGTGGCCAGAAATCTGACGCCAGGAACTCTTAATTCTCAAATCACTCAGGCTGTGTTTGAGATGAAGGAGAAAGGTGAGTATCAGGTGAGGGTAGTGAAGCAGATCTTGTGGGTGGAGGGCATGAGATACGAGCTGCAGGAGATCTACGGGATTGGTAATACAGTCAGCAGCAACTTTGATGAGAATGATCCAGGGAAAGAGTGTGTTATCTGCCTTTCAGAACCACGGGATACAACTGTTCTCCCTTGCCGACATATG TGTATGTGCAGTGGTTGTGCAGAGCTTCTGAGGTTCCAGACGAACCGATGTCCAATATGCCGGCAACCCGTTGAGCGGCTCTTGGAGATCAAGGTGAACGAGAACGATAAACCCGAAGAGTGA